A region of the Mycobacterium sp. NBC_00419 genome:
AACCTGCACTTCATCATCGGCAAGGCGTCGTTCGACGAGAAGCAGCTCGTCGAGAACTACGGTGCCGCGCTCGACGAGGTGCTGCGGGCCAAGCCGTCGTCCTCGAAGGGCCGCTACCTGAAGAAGGTCACCGTGTCGACGACCACGGGCCCGGGCATCCCGGTCGACCCGGCCGTCACACGCAACTTCACCGAAGATCAGGTGTAAATCTCTAGCGCGAATGGCCACCTACTGCGGTAGGTGGCCATTCGTCGTTTAGCGGCTCAGTACGCCCCAGAGTGCGAGAACACCGCTTTCATCGTCTTCATGGCGATCAGCAGATCGGCGACCATCGACCAGTTCTCGACGTAGAACAGATCGAGCCGGACGGTGTCCTCCCACGACAGGTCGGAGCGACCGCTCACCTGCCACAGGCCAGTGATGCCAGGACGTACGAGCAGTCGACGCATCGCGTAAGCGTCGTACGACTTGACCTCTTTGGCCAGCGGGGGGCGCGGTCCGACGACGCTCATCTCGCGCTTGAGGACATTCATGAACTGGGGCAGTTCGTCAATGCTGTACTTGCGCAGATACCGCCCCACGGTGGTCACTCGCGGATCGTCGTGAAGCTTGAACAGTACCCCGCCCTGGAAATCGTTGTGGCGCGCCAATTTGTCGACCATGCGGTCAGCGCCATCGACCATCGTCCGGAACTTGAGCATGACGAACGGCTTGCCATCCAGACCGATGCGGCTCGATCGGTACAGGATTGGTCCTGCACTCGTCAGCTTGATGGCGAGTGCGACAACGACGAGGAATGGCAAGCCGCACAGCAGGACTGCCGAGGAGAACGCGACGTCGAAGACGCGCTTCTGAAAGCGCTTGGCGCCGTCATACTGCGGCTTCTCGACGTGGATCAGCGGAAGCCCGGACACCGGACGCATCTGAAGCCGTGGTCCGGCGATGTCGGCGACACCGGGCGCGACGAGGAGGTCGACGTCGAGCTTCTCGAGTTCCCATGACAGATCACGGATTGCGCGGCTGTGGAGGCGCTCGGTCGCCGTGACCGCTACGGCTTGGCAGCCGGTTGCCAGGACGGCTTCCACCACATTGGATTCGTCACCGAACGTCGGGACCTTCCTGACGCCGGGTACGTCAACGTAGGTATGGATGTTGGGTCCGGGAATGCACGCACCGACGACCTGGTATTCCGACCACTGCTCACGGGCAAGGGACTGAGTCAGATCACGAACAGCGGGAACGCTGCCGACAGCCAGTACGCGAGTGATGTAGCGGCCGTGCTTCATCCGGGCTCTGATCAGTGAGCGGCGGACCGACCAGCGCATCAGGGCGAGAATGACCATCCCTGCCGGGAGGGCCACAAGCAGATAGCCCCTGGCGATCTCGAGTTTGAACAGCATCGACACGATCGCAACCCCACCGAACACGGACAGGGTCGCCGCCCAGACTCGCCGATACTCTTCTGCGCCGGCGCCGATGATACGTACCGAGCGGGATCGGGCAACGTACAGCGCCGCCAACCATGCGACGGCAATCATCAGCGAGACCGCAGTGTAGCTGGGGCCCTGCGGAGTTCGCGGTACGACCGGCATTTTGCCGAACCGTACCCAGTGTGCGAGCCCAACCGCGGCAACAACTCCGAAAAAGTCGATGGCGACGAGGCGACGTGCGTATCCGTACTGCCACGAAGCAAATCTGTTGTTCAGCGAGGTATCGGTGTGGGCTGCAACTTGTAGCTCATTGCTTTCGCCTGCAGCTGTCAACAAATCCCCCGATTCCCGAGAATCTCATCCAGCGCCATTGCTTAACGCGTGTGATCTTCTCATATCAAGTACCGTGCCGCTTGCGCGGGCAACGAAATTGACAGCGGATCTTCAGCTTGGCGTCTGTTCGAATGGCGGACCCGACAATTTATCTACGGCCACGTGCAACCTCAGCTAAATCGCAACGGGCCGTTGACGATAACTCATCGGGGCTGAATTACGTCCACGAAGGGCACGGTGCTCTATACCAAATGAAACCTGACCTAGTTTGCTTGACAAAGCAAAATAAGTGCTTTATCGAGCATGAACATGGAAAAGAACTCCTGTGGTGTTAGCTCCGATACTGTGCGGCAACGAGAACAGGCCACCGGAACACGGGAGCGTCCGCAGTGCCAGCGTGCCAACTCCGGCACAGCCTGTGCAGCAAGGCAATCCACCGGCCCGCCGAGTGGCCACTTCGTCCGACGCGGGGGCGAGATAGTCAACAGTCAGATTGGTCGCGACACGATCCGCGGGGGAGTCGGTCTGGGAGCCGGCCGGCGTGATCCATTGCGCCGGGCCATCTTCCAATACGGCGATATTGCTGGGGGTCCGCCTAGCGGGAGCTCGATCGGACCTTTCGTGATCCCCTCCTGGATTTCTAGGAGGAAGAGGCGGGAACGCATCCTCAGCCTGAAAGACAAGCCGGTGTCTCTGAAAGAAATCTGCACGGTGCCTGGCCTATACTTCGACGACAACGGCGTGTGGTTGCAGACTCGGGATTCGCATCGAACTGAAAGTCGTTGTAGCCAAGCATATTGCAGGTGGAACGGCGTCATCATCGACGATGGGCTGCGCCAGTCGGGTCGGGACCTCGGTGATTATCGGGGTATAGCTGGTATCTATCAGATCTAGCGGGATAGGGCGCATTGATGCGGTTGATTGTCACCGGTGGCGCGGGGTTCATCGGATCAAACTTCGTCCGACACGTGATCGACCGCACCAGCTACCACGTGACGGTGCTAGACAAATTGACCTATGCGGGTAACCGTGCGTCCCTCAAAGATCTGCCGGACAAACGTGCCACGTTCGTCCGCGGGGACGTCGCCGACGCAGCCGTGGTTGATGAGCTTTTTGCCGGGGCCGATGCCGTCGTCCACTTTGCCGCGGAAACGCACAACGACAATTCGCTGCACGGGCCGCATCCCTTCTTGGACACCAACCTGGTGGGCACCTTCACCCTGCTTGAAGCGGCCCGAAAGTACGGAACCAGATTCCATCATGTGTCGACGGATGAAGTGTATGGTGATCTGGCACTTGATGATCCGGCCAGGTTCACCGAGGCCAGTCCCTACAACCCCTCGTCGCCGTACTCCGCGACAAAGGCAGGAAGCGACCTCCTGGTGAGGGCCTGGGTCCGTTCGTTCGGCGTCGCAGCCACGATCTCGAACTGCTCGAACAACTACGGGCCCTACCAACACGTCGAGAAGTTCATCCCGCGACAGATCACCAACGTGCTGTGCGG
Encoded here:
- the rfbB gene encoding dTDP-glucose 4,6-dehydratase, which translates into the protein MRLIVTGGAGFIGSNFVRHVIDRTSYHVTVLDKLTYAGNRASLKDLPDKRATFVRGDVADAAVVDELFAGADAVVHFAAETHNDNSLHGPHPFLDTNLVGTFTLLEAARKYGTRFHHVSTDEVYGDLALDDPARFTEASPYNPSSPYSATKAGSDLLVRAWVRSFGVAATISNCSNNYGPYQHVEKFIPRQITNVLCGLRPKLYGEGRNVRDWIHADDHSSAVLRILEKGRIGETYLIGADGERDNKSVIEMILTLMGHPANAYDHVVDRPGHDLRYAIDATKLRAELGWQPRYRDFTRGLAATIEWYRDHADWWGPAKDATEAFYADLGQ
- a CDS encoding sugar transferase, with product MNNRFASWQYGYARRLVAIDFFGVVAAVGLAHWVRFGKMPVVPRTPQGPSYTAVSLMIAVAWLAALYVARSRSVRIIGAGAEEYRRVWAATLSVFGGVAIVSMLFKLEIARGYLLVALPAGMVILALMRWSVRRSLIRARMKHGRYITRVLAVGSVPAVRDLTQSLAREQWSEYQVVGACIPGPNIHTYVDVPGVRKVPTFGDESNVVEAVLATGCQAVAVTATERLHSRAIRDLSWELEKLDVDLLVAPGVADIAGPRLQMRPVSGLPLIHVEKPQYDGAKRFQKRVFDVAFSSAVLLCGLPFLVVVALAIKLTSAGPILYRSSRIGLDGKPFVMLKFRTMVDGADRMVDKLARHNDFQGGVLFKLHDDPRVTTVGRYLRKYSIDELPQFMNVLKREMSVVGPRPPLAKEVKSYDAYAMRRLLVRPGITGLWQVSGRSDLSWEDTVRLDLFYVENWSMVADLLIAMKTMKAVFSHSGAY